The Vicia villosa cultivar HV-30 ecotype Madison, WI linkage group LG1, Vvil1.0, whole genome shotgun sequence genome includes a region encoding these proteins:
- the LOC131648172 gene encoding uncharacterized protein LOC131648172, which translates to MSAIMDNSFWCLGDSNSINVWFDNWCGSHFSLDIEAPNWIEDHKVNYIIVNGKCYKVIIRLSKAYNIIEVIWQPPPRNWIKLNCNGASISPSGILACGGIARDNDNSFLGTFASCLGVENSLITKLSGAILVIEFAYEKY; encoded by the exons ATGTCTGCTATTATGGATAATTCTTTTTGGTGTCTCGGTGATAGTAACTCAATTAATGTTTGGTTCGATAATTGGTGTGGTTCTCATTTTTCTCTTGACATTGAAGCTCCGAATTGGATTGAAGATCATAAAGTCAACTACATCATCGTCAATGGAAAATG TTATAAGGTTATTATACGTCTTTCAAAAGCCTATAATATTATTGAGGTTATTTGGCAGCCTCCTCCAAGAAATTGGATAAAATTGAACTGTAATGGAGCTTCTATTTCTCCTTCGGGGATTTTAGCTTGTGGTGGCATTGCTAGAGACAATGACAATAGTTTTTTGGGAACATTTGCTTCGTGTTTGGGTGTGGAGAATTCTCTCATTACCAAACTCTCGGGTGCTATTTTAGTAATTGAGTTTGCTTATGAGAAGTATTGA
- the LOC131628461 gene encoding histone H4 — protein MSGRGKGGKGLGKGGAKRHRKVLRDNIQGITKPAIRRLARRGGVKRISGLIYEETRGVLKIFLENVIRDAVTYTEHARRKTVTAMDVVYALKRQGRTLYGFGG, from the coding sequence ATGTCAGGAAGAGGCAAAGGAGGAAAGGGTCTTGGAAAGGGAGGAGCAAAACGACACCGTAAGGTTCTCAGAGATAACATTCAGGGTATCACCAAGCCTGCTATTCGTCGTCTTGCAAGACGTGGTGGCGTCAAGCGTATCAGCGGTCTAATTTATGAAGAAACTCGCGGTGTTCTCAAGATCTTTCTTGAGAATGTGATTCGCGACGCCGTGACCTACACGGAGCATGCTCGCCGTAAGACTGTTACTGCGATGGATGTTGTTTACGCTCTCAAGAGACAGGGAAGAACTCTCTACGGGTTCGGCGGTTAG